The genomic interval AAATGGGGGTGCGAAACCTAATTGCAAGAAGTGACTCAGAGCTGGTGGTGAATCAGGTGAACGGGGGATTTCAAGTGCAAGGCCCGCGAacagaattatacttgagatgCACACAGTGCCTGATTGGAATGTTCAAAGGAGTTAGGTTGGAATGTGTTCTGCTGGAGAAGAACAGTAATGCGGATGCTCTAGCAAAAATGGGGTCGCAACAAGAGGCTATGTTTTTAGGATCCATCCCCCTTAAAATCCAGGAGATTTCTAGTATCCCAGAGATAGAAATTATGCAAGTggatgaggctcccaaggaaacatggatgacgcccattctGGCCTACGTTCGCGAGGGAACACTCTCCGAGGATAAGTTTAAGGCTCGTCGACTCCGCTATCAGGCTGCAAGGTATGTGATATATGACAAAGTTCTATACAAGAGATGTTTCAACCAACCGCTGCTTAGATGTGTTGACGAcgaagaaggaaattacatctTAAGGGAAGTACATGAGGGAATCtatggcaatcactcggggggtagctcgttGCCGATGAAAGTTTTGCGCCAAGGGTATTATTGGCCTACTATGAAAGAGGAAGCTACAAATTTTGTCAGGGCATGCGATCGCTGCCAGTGTTTTGCAAACTACTCGTTTATGCCGGCGACGCTCTTGACATCTATGGTAAGCCCATGGCCgtttgccatgtggggaatcgATCTTATCGGAGAATTACCTAAAGCTAAAGGAGACGTCAAATATGCAGTGGTTGCGGTcaattactttactaaatgggcggaagctatgccattggctactatcaccgcaaagaaaatcagggattttgttttcaactccatcgtgtgcaggtttggaatcccttacaagcttGTCTCTGACAACGGAAAGCAATTTGACATCAAGGAGTTGCGACAACTATGTGAGGAGTTGAAAATTAAGAAGGAGTTTGCagcggtctatcatcctcaaagcaatgggCAGACGGAAGCtgttaataaaataataaagcataccctcaaaACCAAACTGGAAGAACGCAAATGaaattggcctgaagaactcccgaaggtgatgtggtcatacaacactacaccacgatctactacgggagaaactCCGTTCATGCTGACTTATGGCTATgaagctatggtccccgtggaaGTTGGTTCGGGATCGCTTCACAGAGACCGGTACACAGAGGAAGATGTCgaggttaatcaaaggcttcatttgGATCTCTTGGAGGAGACAAGGGAAAATTCTCAGCTAAGGCTCGCAGCGTATCAACAACGTGccgcaaggtattataacaagaaggtaaagggacaATTGCTAAAGGTGGGAGATTTGGTACTTAGGAAAGTGATGCCCAATACGAGGAACGCccaacatggagtgtttggagctaattgggaaggaccatacaaaaTAAAGGCCATCTTGTGGAAATGAacttatcaccttgaagataTGGAAGGGAAGCTGGTTCCGCGAGCGTGGAACgcggaacatctccgaaagtattaccagtaaggcgcggctttggccccttacgtacctcttttattatatatttagGTCTATGCCCGGATTATaggctagaattaaataaattcctcctagcctagggggtagtgcatgtactacttaccttagAACTAGTTGAATGGTCATTTTTTCGaaataatttccccacagagcatagtagccgtgggactggtgcacttttgacaccagagtgcattataaataaaaatttatgAAATTTTCCAAAAGTTATTTGCTTGGTTTGCTTGGTTGCATGACGCGTCCTAGCCATAGGGCGCGCCCTGAGTGATAGTTCTACACAGATGTTAGTTGAAGTAGTGGCTGTCAAACGGAATAATAAAACTCAAGTAAAAATGGAACTAAGACGTGTACTATTTccaaggacgcgcccaagttaTCTTGGTTGATGCTCTTTTAATTTTGACAAAACATAACTAAAAAAGGAAGACAAGTCCTTGCTAAGGACGCGTCCTGCCTGAAGGATGAAGTATTTTTGGGGATGAAGGTGAGGCGCGTCAAAACATTAGGACGCGCCCCATTGTGCTTTGTGCCTTGACTAAATACACAGGTACATCATGGTGCCATACTCATGTATTTTCTGAAACAAACAAAGACGCGTTTAACTAGAGAGGACGCGCCCATAACGGACATTTGCTTGACCTGTGATAGTAAAAAAAATAACAATAGGTCAAAGGTGACACGTCCGCAACACAGGACGCGCCCATATAAATGACAGAATAGAATACTTAAGTAAAAATCTGCATGGTTAAGGCAGAGAAACTTCATAAAAGTGCAAGCGAATGAAGTTCAAAAATAATCATTACAAATTGTAAGGCTTCCAGGGGCTCGCACCCTAAAGTAGTTCAAAAAATAACTTCATGAATAAACGTAGGACGCGTCCTAAGCAGGAGGCGCGTCCTGTGGCTTGTCTTGGACGCCTACAGGAGAAGGTTGAGTTTGAAGTAGATTAGGAGTAGGGGACGCGTCCTCTTCCTCTAAGCCCAGAAAAATTCTCTTACTTTTGATAGAATCTACGGCCCTGACCCTGAAATCCTTGACCCATATCTGGGTGTCTGCATCAAACTTTGAAAAGGTATACTCTGGGTCATTTGCAATAAACCCAGAGCACCACTCTTCAAATCCAGCCTGGAAGCCATGCTAGTAAACTAACTTTTTCTCCTCTGTCCATCCATGCAGCCTGTCATCGTTCAGAGTGTCAAGCTCCAGCTGCATGGTGGAATTCAGTACAATAACACTGTCCATCGTTTTCTCCAAAGAGGAAACATTACCTTCTAACACAACCTTTTCTTCCTCAAGACGCGCCTTCTCCCCCTCCAGGCGTTTGATCTCAGCATCTTTTTCTTGGGCAAGTAAATTGATATACTTTTCCAAAGATTTTACCTTGTCTTCGGCTTGGCTTTTAGCAGTATCAGTGGCAGCAAGACGCGCCCTGAGCCTTGCAGACATATTAGCACTCTGTCTGGCATGCAAGTGAAGCTCAACTGCAGCCCTAACCATAGCCTCTTCTGTCTGCTGCTCTGTCCTAAAGGACCAGCCTCTGACTTCATCCTCGGTGAAATCTCCAGCTGAGGACGCGCCCAGGTATCGAAGCACGAAGGATTGATCGTCTGGCACTACTTTTTGACgtttggagggcgcgtcctccacCTTCTCGGGGATGTCTAACACAATAGTGTCAATTACCTTTGGTGGAGGAGAAGGAGTTGCAACAGGAGTGGAGTTTTTTGTCTTCGGATCAACTTTTGCAGGGGCCTGTTTCCTGGCCCTTAGCTTTTTGGAGGCCCCAATTGCGAATCCTTTGGGAAGAGAGGCCATATCTGTGATATAAACATGAAAAGGTATTAGTTAAGTACGAGAAGACGCGTCCTGAATACAAGACGCGCCCATATTACGATATAAAATTCTACATGCATGACAGATAAAGACGTGTAAGTGTAGGGAAAGGTGTCAAGTAAAACGAATGCAAAGATGTATAAATATATGTGCGAGTATGACGCGTCCTAGAGAAGTGACGCGTCTTACCTAAGATACGTTTTGGATATATGGAAAGGCATAAGTAACATATTAATAGCAGTCACAGAATTTTACAAAAAGACGCGCCCGGGGGGTAGGGCGCGCCCAAGGTGACAGCGCAGATGTAAAGTAACGTTTATAAGTCaggcta from Apium graveolens cultivar Ventura unplaced genomic scaffold, ASM990537v1 ctg6396, whole genome shotgun sequence carries:
- the LOC141703258 gene encoding uncharacterized protein LOC141703258, yielding MLKWAVESGQFDLEYVPRTAIKWQALADFLLEFDSEVDDKALVTLHPTHMEESVEEFPHPWWILHMDGAVNNGGAEYEALINGLKIALEMGVRNLIARSDSELVVNQVNGGFQVQGPRTELYLRCTQCLIGMFKGVRLECVLLEKNSNADALAKMGSQQEAMFLGSIPLKIQEISSIPEIEIMQVDEAPKETWMTPILAYVREGTLSEDKFKARRLRYQAARYVIYDKVLYKRCFNQPLLRCVDDEEGNYILREVHEGIYGNHSGGSSLPMKVLRQGYYWPTMKEEATNFVRACDRCQCFANYSFMPATLLTSMVSPWPFAMWGIDLIGELPKAKGDVKYAVVALVSDNGKQFDIKELRQLCEELKIKKEFAAVYHPQSNGQTEAVNKIIKHTLKTKLEERK
- the LOC141703259 gene encoding uncharacterized protein LOC141703259 → MVPVEVGSGSLHRDRYTEEDVEVNQRLHLDLLEETRENSQLRLAAYQQRAARYYNKKVKGQLLKVGDLVLRKVMPNTRNAQHGVFGANWEGPYKIKAILWK